The Pseudomonas fluorescens genome includes a window with the following:
- a CDS encoding ABC transporter substrate-binding protein → MRNPMNIAVRLSLLAFAILGAAGAHAATTVTPGVLKVGMEITYPPFESYDEQKNVVGSDPELARLLAKHLDLKADFVDTKFSNLLLSLNAGHYDAIISGMYITPQRQTQAQTIPYAKTGAAIMVLKDSPLKPKVPEDLCGLKVGLEKGTTWVTQFNKLSTDYCTPNNKGAIMVSEFPSAPEVTQALLSGNVQAQVEIDGAAGMIAERTKGRVVISTEHSIYQQTLGIYVKKDNDALYQALLKAFDATKASGEYAALLKKYNLEEPTN, encoded by the coding sequence ATGCGCAATCCAATGAATATCGCTGTCCGCTTGTCCCTGCTGGCCTTCGCGATCCTCGGTGCGGCAGGAGCCCACGCAGCGACGACGGTGACACCCGGCGTACTCAAGGTCGGCATGGAAATCACCTATCCGCCCTTCGAATCATACGACGAACAAAAAAATGTCGTCGGCTCCGACCCCGAACTGGCGCGGTTACTCGCCAAACATCTGGACCTCAAGGCCGACTTCGTTGACACCAAATTTTCCAACCTGCTGCTGAGCCTGAACGCCGGTCACTATGATGCGATCATCTCGGGCATGTACATCACGCCCCAACGGCAGACTCAAGCGCAAACCATCCCATACGCCAAGACCGGCGCAGCGATCATGGTGCTGAAGGACAGCCCGCTGAAACCGAAAGTACCGGAAGACCTCTGCGGCCTGAAGGTCGGCCTGGAAAAAGGCACCACTTGGGTGACGCAATTCAACAAACTCTCGACCGATTACTGCACCCCGAATAACAAGGGCGCGATCATGGTCAGCGAATTTCCGTCCGCCCCTGAAGTGACCCAAGCGCTGCTCTCCGGCAACGTGCAGGCTCAGGTGGAGATCGACGGCGCCGCCGGCATGATCGCGGAACGTACCAAAGGCCGGGTTGTGATCAGCACCGAGCACTCGATCTATCAACAGACACTGGGTATTTACGTCAAAAAAGACAACGACGCGCTCTATCAGGCGCTACTCAAGGCCTTTGACGCGACGAAAGCGTCAGGTGAATACGCCGCCCTGTTGAAGAAATACAACCTGGAAGAACCGACTAACTGA
- a CDS encoding amino acid ABC transporter permease/ATP-binding protein, whose translation MQFEWPYFFSLFSVSDFWKACITVVELSTLAWFIGMLLGFLLASAKLSATRWISVPASVYIWFFRSVPLLVLVVFVYNLPQMFPITRGVLSNPFYSGLFALVVTEAAYMAEIHRGGLISVAKGQKEAGRALGIGLIGLQRLIVIPQAFRISLPTLINEYITVVKLTSLVSVISLTELLTVGQRLYAQNFLVMETLSAVAVYYVLIVTVLGWLFHWLEQHLELNNRKPQTLDDISLRRLRASQATPSSADAHTASGPGSAPALQLVNIHKRYGQHAVLKGINLDVNVGQVISIIGPSGSGKTSLIRTVNALESIDQGEIILFGESYIHAGDNTNTQQVRHGVQRIGMVFQSFNLFPHRTILDNVTLAPRYHGRDKSISEQRAYALLDKVGLLAHAQKYPHQLSGGQQQRVAIARALAMDPHIMLFDEPTSALDPELVGDVLKVISDLAKEGMTMLIVTHEMDFAMSISDRVVFMEDGLVKLDAKPGMIRADQCGERIRKFMRV comes from the coding sequence ATGCAATTTGAATGGCCCTACTTTTTTTCTCTGTTTTCGGTCTCGGACTTCTGGAAAGCCTGCATTACGGTGGTGGAACTCAGCACGCTGGCCTGGTTCATCGGCATGCTGCTGGGCTTCCTGCTGGCTTCGGCCAAGCTTTCGGCCACGCGTTGGATCAGCGTGCCGGCGTCGGTTTATATCTGGTTCTTTCGCAGCGTGCCGCTGCTGGTACTGGTGGTGTTCGTCTATAACTTGCCGCAGATGTTCCCGATCACCCGTGGCGTACTGTCCAACCCGTTCTATTCCGGCCTGTTCGCGCTGGTGGTGACCGAGGCGGCGTACATGGCGGAAATTCATCGTGGCGGCTTGATATCCGTTGCCAAAGGCCAGAAAGAAGCCGGCCGTGCACTGGGCATCGGCCTGATCGGCCTGCAGCGCCTGATCGTCATCCCACAGGCGTTCCGCATTTCCCTGCCGACACTGATCAACGAATACATCACCGTGGTGAAGCTGACCTCGCTGGTCTCGGTGATTTCCTTGACCGAACTGTTGACCGTGGGCCAGCGCCTTTACGCGCAAAACTTCCTGGTCATGGAAACCCTGTCGGCCGTGGCGGTGTATTACGTGCTGATCGTGACCGTGCTCGGCTGGCTGTTTCATTGGCTGGAGCAACACCTGGAGCTCAACAACCGCAAACCACAAACGCTGGATGACATCAGCCTGCGGCGTCTACGCGCGTCACAGGCAACGCCCTCTTCTGCAGACGCTCACACAGCGTCAGGGCCTGGCTCGGCACCCGCCCTGCAACTGGTCAACATTCACAAGCGCTACGGCCAGCACGCCGTGCTCAAGGGCATCAACCTTGACGTCAACGTAGGTCAGGTGATTTCCATTATCGGTCCGTCGGGATCGGGAAAAACCTCGTTGATTCGGACCGTCAACGCTTTGGAAAGCATCGACCAGGGCGAGATCATTCTGTTCGGCGAAAGCTATATCCACGCCGGTGACAACACCAACACGCAACAAGTCCGCCACGGGGTGCAGCGCATCGGCATGGTGTTTCAGAGCTTCAACCTGTTTCCCCACCGCACCATTCTCGACAACGTCACCCTCGCGCCGCGTTATCACGGCCGCGACAAGTCCATCAGCGAGCAGCGCGCCTACGCCCTGCTGGACAAGGTCGGACTGCTGGCTCACGCGCAAAAGTATCCGCATCAGTTGTCGGGCGGTCAGCAACAACGCGTGGCAATCGCCCGCGCATTGGCGATGGATCCCCACATCATGCTGTTCGATGAGCCTACTTCAGCCCTTGACCCGGAACTGGTCGGCGATGTGCTCAAGGTGATCAGCGACCTGGCAAAAGAAGGCATGACCATGTTGATCGTGACCCATGAAATGGACTTCGCCATGTCAATTTCCGACAGGGTGGTTTTCATGGAGGACGGCCTGGTCAAACTGGATGCGAAGCCTGGGATGATCCGAGCTGATCAGTGCGGCGAGAGAATCAGAAAATTCATGAGGGTTTGA
- a CDS encoding MarR family winged helix-turn-helix transcriptional regulator, whose protein sequence is MKNTIKPQGCTNLKLRQLNRMVTRHYDRYVAESGLKNTQYALLSHVVRLGPIRPSDLARQMQMDNSTLTRNMQSLTTQGWLEIGAGGDARSRLVEATEAGRVKQAEGQRAWKEAQRALNGLLGVERVAVLHELLDACIASLDDDLDESPSE, encoded by the coding sequence ATGAAAAATACTATCAAGCCACAGGGCTGCACCAATCTGAAGCTGCGCCAGCTCAATCGCATGGTGACGCGTCACTACGACCGCTACGTCGCCGAGTCCGGCCTCAAGAACACGCAGTACGCACTGTTGTCGCATGTCGTCAGGCTGGGGCCTATCCGCCCGAGTGACCTGGCCAGGCAAATGCAGATGGATAATTCGACCTTGACTCGAAACATGCAGTCCCTGACCACTCAGGGGTGGCTGGAGATTGGTGCAGGAGGCGATGCTCGCAGTCGCCTTGTCGAAGCGACCGAGGCTGGACGCGTAAAGCAAGCCGAAGGCCAGCGGGCCTGGAAGGAGGCACAGCGCGCGCTCAATGGTCTACTCGGCGTGGAGCGCGTGGCTGTATTGCACGAATTGCTCGACGCATGCATTGCGAGCCTTGACGACGATCTTGATGAATCCCCATCAGAATGA
- a CDS encoding PaaI family thioesterase, producing MEVDQVVAHWEAEEKSVRARLLVADTAPQDQIANRTGMEVFEAIFAGELPPPPIGDTLDFVPIHMEPGIAVFQGRPQRRHYNPLGTVHGGWFATLLDSAVGCAVHSTLPAGKGYTTLELKVNMVRPLNDQVPLVRAEGKVIHAGRTVATAEGRIIGPDGKLYAHATTTCLIFDHPAATQGNFHGQG from the coding sequence ATGGAAGTCGATCAGGTCGTCGCTCACTGGGAGGCGGAGGAAAAATCGGTTCGTGCGCGCTTGCTGGTCGCCGATACCGCGCCGCAGGATCAGATCGCCAATCGAACAGGCATGGAAGTGTTCGAGGCAATCTTTGCTGGAGAACTGCCTCCCCCACCCATCGGCGACACGCTCGATTTCGTGCCGATTCACATGGAGCCCGGCATTGCCGTCTTTCAAGGTCGCCCACAGCGCAGGCACTACAACCCACTGGGCACCGTCCACGGTGGATGGTTCGCTACGCTGCTCGACTCGGCAGTAGGTTGCGCGGTGCACTCGACCTTGCCCGCAGGCAAGGGCTACACCACGCTGGAGCTGAAGGTCAACATGGTGCGCCCCTTGAACGACCAGGTCCCGTTGGTGCGTGCCGAGGGCAAGGTCATCCATGCGGGGCGTACTGTGGCGACGGCCGAGGGCCGGATCATTGGCCCCGACGGCAAACTGTACGCGCACGCGACGACCACCTGCCTGATCTTCGATCACCCCGCAGCCACGCAGGGGAACTTTCATGGCCAAGGCTGA
- a CDS encoding aldo/keto reductase has protein sequence MKYASFGKTGLSVSQVALGTGNFGTGWGYGADPDVSTAIFNAYAEAGGNFIDGADIYQFGQSEELLGPLLKGRRENFVLATKYTKGAQPNADRLVTGNSRKAMVASVEASLKRLGTDRIDLYWAHWPDDVTPTEEIVRGFEDLARAGKILYAGLSNFPAWRLSRTVTLAELTHSVPIAAAQFEHSLVHREPEADLFPASQALGLGIVTWSPLGGGMLTGKYRKGEKGRAEGLGGKVFQAENSEQRTQVLDTVIAIANELGVSPGQVAIAWSGTHGSLPIIGPRSVEQLADNLAALSVELSAEQIHRLDTVSSLSPSMPARTATPWASRAAQVVA, from the coding sequence ATGAAATATGCATCCTTCGGCAAAACAGGACTGAGTGTGTCCCAGGTCGCGCTCGGGACAGGCAACTTTGGCACAGGCTGGGGCTACGGCGCGGATCCCGATGTCAGCACGGCAATCTTTAATGCGTACGCGGAGGCCGGCGGCAACTTCATCGATGGGGCCGATATCTACCAGTTCGGACAATCCGAGGAGCTGCTCGGGCCCCTTCTGAAGGGCCGACGCGAGAATTTCGTCCTGGCGACCAAGTACACCAAAGGCGCGCAGCCAAATGCCGATCGCCTCGTCACGGGCAATAGTCGTAAAGCCATGGTGGCCTCGGTAGAGGCAAGCCTGAAGCGACTCGGAACCGATCGCATCGATCTCTACTGGGCGCATTGGCCGGATGATGTCACGCCCACCGAAGAAATCGTCCGTGGGTTCGAGGATCTCGCCCGCGCGGGTAAGATTCTTTATGCCGGCCTCTCCAACTTCCCTGCTTGGCGGCTATCGCGTACCGTCACCCTTGCCGAGCTCACCCACTCGGTGCCGATCGCTGCGGCGCAATTCGAGCATAGCCTGGTCCACCGCGAGCCCGAGGCTGATCTGTTCCCGGCTTCGCAGGCGTTGGGATTGGGTATCGTCACTTGGTCGCCACTCGGCGGAGGCATGCTGACCGGTAAGTACCGCAAGGGCGAGAAAGGACGCGCCGAGGGCCTCGGTGGCAAGGTGTTCCAGGCAGAGAATAGCGAGCAGCGTACACAGGTCCTCGACACGGTTATCGCCATCGCCAACGAACTGGGCGTCAGCCCCGGTCAGGTCGCCATCGCCTGGTCCGGCACGCACGGGTCGTTGCCCATCATCGGGCCACGCTCGGTCGAGCAGTTGGCCGACAACCTCGCTGCCCTGTCGGTTGAACTGTCAGCCGAGCAGATTCATCGGCTCGACACCGTTAGCAGCTTGTCTCCTTCGATGCCAGCAAGGACAGCGACCCCTTGGGCTTCCAGAGCAGCTCAAGTCGTGGCTTGA
- a CDS encoding LysR family transcriptional regulator, with protein MDRLLSTEAFVRVARTGSFTKAAEQLGVTRSVVTLRVQQLEKFINAPLFHRSTRQVRLSDVGELYYQECADVIASFHGLTEKMRYQRSNLTGQLRVQVLQGFAIGHLGALLAKFTKQYPDIDFDVVVNDRVIGPIEEGFDVAFQLFPATTERVVVRKLFTVHRLFCAAPEYLEQHCAPEHPLQLHDHRIALYGGYSSRNRWQFNQGRDSLDITLHAQMRSSSLHLIRDYARSGAGITCLPTLIVSDDVISGRLVPVLSQYRLPTLDFVAIYPQAQRQALKVGTLIDFLAEHIGPSPDWDQPLIERGLIG; from the coding sequence ATGGATCGTTTGCTTAGCACTGAAGCTTTTGTGCGTGTCGCTCGAACCGGTAGTTTCACTAAAGCCGCTGAACAGCTCGGCGTTACCCGCTCGGTTGTCACGCTCCGCGTGCAACAACTGGAGAAGTTCATTAATGCTCCCTTATTTCATCGAAGTACACGACAAGTAAGGTTGTCCGATGTGGGGGAGTTGTATTATCAGGAGTGTGCGGACGTCATCGCGTCATTTCACGGTTTAACTGAAAAGATGCGTTATCAACGCTCTAATCTCACCGGTCAGTTGCGCGTGCAGGTATTGCAGGGATTTGCAATTGGCCATCTTGGCGCACTATTGGCCAAGTTCACCAAGCAGTACCCGGATATCGATTTTGATGTGGTGGTCAATGACCGTGTCATCGGCCCCATTGAGGAAGGCTTTGACGTGGCCTTCCAACTATTTCCGGCCACCACGGAGCGGGTTGTCGTCCGAAAGCTGTTTACTGTTCATCGCTTGTTTTGCGCTGCGCCGGAATACCTGGAGCAACACTGCGCTCCGGAGCATCCGTTGCAATTGCACGATCACCGCATTGCCCTGTACGGTGGCTATTCATCACGAAACCGTTGGCAATTCAATCAAGGGCGCGACTCTCTCGACATTACCTTGCATGCTCAGATGCGCTCATCGTCGCTTCATCTGATACGCGACTACGCACGGAGTGGGGCGGGTATCACTTGCCTGCCCACACTCATCGTGAGTGATGATGTGATCAGTGGCAGGCTGGTTCCGGTGTTGAGTCAGTATCGATTGCCGACGCTGGACTTCGTGGCCATTTACCCTCAGGCACAGCGTCAAGCATTGAAAGTTGGAACGTTGATTGATTTCTTGGCGGAACACATCGGCCCCTCGCCAGATTGGGATCAGCCTTTGATAGAAAGGGGATTGATTGGATAA
- a CDS encoding alpha/beta hydrolase — protein MPLDIESVKLINTLVELGLKPIHQMTPAEARGVMKFGRSVMQGPTMHRIEDVQLATARLRVYVPSESTCGVMLYLHGGGWVLGELEDFDHFARVLAQKSACTVVLLEYRLAPEFPYPAALSDVELAHQWINDHRHRLTGSDLAPLIIAGDSAGGNLAAASAQRAMNSELARWDIQVLIYPVTQSNLNSPAYQATDRQLLLSHEDMRWFWNHYLNEPSQRAQPNASPLAADDLSGLPPAIVITAELDVLREEGEAYVDRLRTAGIEVSHRRFEGQMHGFMTFMTLRASDQALDWVADQIAQRLRLL, from the coding sequence ATGCCACTGGATATTGAATCCGTTAAATTAATCAACACGCTGGTTGAACTTGGCTTGAAGCCGATTCATCAGATGACACCTGCCGAAGCACGTGGCGTTATGAAGTTTGGGCGCTCGGTCATGCAGGGCCCGACGATGCATCGCATCGAAGATGTTCAGTTGGCAACGGCGCGTTTGCGTGTTTACGTTCCCAGCGAGTCGACCTGCGGCGTGATGCTGTATCTGCATGGGGGCGGATGGGTATTAGGTGAGTTGGAGGACTTCGATCATTTTGCCCGCGTGCTGGCGCAGAAGTCCGCTTGTACCGTGGTACTGCTTGAGTACCGCCTGGCCCCCGAGTTCCCCTATCCAGCGGCCTTGTCGGACGTAGAGCTTGCTCACCAATGGATAAATGACCATCGCCATCGGTTGACCGGCTCAGACCTGGCTCCACTGATCATTGCCGGTGACAGCGCCGGCGGCAACCTGGCTGCTGCCTCTGCACAACGGGCAATGAATAGCGAGTTGGCCCGCTGGGACATCCAAGTTCTCATCTATCCCGTCACCCAATCGAACCTCAACTCGCCTGCCTATCAGGCCACGGACCGCCAACTGCTGCTCTCCCATGAGGACATGCGCTGGTTTTGGAACCATTACCTGAATGAGCCCAGTCAGCGCGCTCAACCCAACGCCTCCCCGCTTGCGGCTGACGATCTGAGTGGGCTGCCGCCGGCGATTGTGATCACGGCCGAACTCGATGTGTTGCGCGAAGAGGGCGAAGCGTACGTCGACCGCCTGCGCACGGCCGGTATCGAGGTCAGCCACCGACGTTTCGAGGGGCAGATGCATGGATTCATGACATTCATGACATTGCGCGCCAGTGACCAGGCCCTGGACTGGGTCGCCGATCAGATTGCCCAGCGATTAAGACTGCTTTGA
- a CDS encoding flavin-containing monooxygenase encodes MNTYNQTLSAMAFDEPTLRTHLREADIPTLLMCIAHLTGDLKLLKPEWKPVLVMGDPKSSMTAEQEEQVRELCAEKLIEFKNSGRPVPGRPTKDELITFTTWLMGPGVDAYLPILAEEMVSADDDPRAPRWHKEHVAPERDFKVVIIGAGESGMVAGLRLKQAGVPFVIYEKGNDVGGTWRENTYPGCRVDINSFSYSFSFARATWDDHYSTAPQVFSYLQNVARQNGLYEHIVFNAEVTDAHWNENTQHWKVSVNQASATQDIHANVVVFAVGQLNRPLIPAIPGIESFQGQTFHSAQWDHDADWAGKRVAVIGTGASAVQFIPHLAKTAADLKIFARTNNWLLPTPNLHDRVADSAKWLLDNLPNYSLWFRATAVLPQTIGFVHAVTVDPAYPPTEKAVSAINEQLRQDLGSWMEAQIADRPDLRDVVIPDSPVGGKRIIRDNGTWISTLKRDNVRLVREPIESINPKGIYCVDGTHHEFDLIVYGTGFQASKFLMPIRVTGRDGLDLHTEWKGDDARAYLGTTVPGFPNMFCMYGPNTGLVVSSTIIQFSEFTATYITDAVRLLLEGGHTSMEVKPRVCETYNQRVDEGNSLRAWGFSKVNSWYKNSKGRVTQNFPFDAAEFWRRTHEVEPSDYFLS; translated from the coding sequence ATGAACACTTACAACCAAACGCTTTCGGCCATGGCTTTTGATGAGCCCACACTCAGAACCCACCTGCGTGAGGCCGATATTCCGACACTGCTCATGTGCATCGCTCACCTGACCGGCGATCTGAAACTGCTCAAGCCCGAGTGGAAGCCGGTGTTGGTGATGGGCGATCCGAAAAGCAGCATGACCGCCGAACAAGAGGAACAGGTTCGTGAGCTCTGCGCGGAGAAACTGATCGAGTTCAAAAACAGCGGTCGTCCGGTTCCAGGACGCCCCACAAAGGACGAGCTGATCACCTTCACGACCTGGTTGATGGGCCCAGGCGTCGACGCCTATTTGCCGATATTGGCCGAAGAAATGGTCAGCGCCGACGACGATCCGCGCGCGCCGCGCTGGCACAAGGAGCATGTGGCCCCCGAGCGCGACTTCAAAGTAGTGATCATCGGTGCGGGCGAAAGTGGCATGGTTGCGGGGCTACGTCTGAAGCAGGCGGGCGTTCCTTTCGTCATCTACGAGAAAGGTAACGATGTCGGCGGCACCTGGCGGGAAAACACCTACCCAGGCTGCCGCGTCGACATCAACAGCTTCTCCTACAGTTTTTCTTTTGCACGGGCCACTTGGGACGACCATTACAGCACTGCCCCGCAGGTATTCAGCTATCTGCAGAATGTGGCTAGGCAAAATGGGCTGTACGAGCACATCGTGTTCAATGCCGAGGTGACTGACGCCCACTGGAACGAGAACACTCAGCACTGGAAAGTCAGCGTCAATCAAGCCAGCGCAACCCAGGACATTCACGCCAACGTAGTGGTCTTTGCTGTCGGTCAATTGAACCGTCCGTTGATTCCAGCGATACCGGGAATCGAAAGCTTCCAGGGGCAAACCTTCCATTCCGCCCAGTGGGATCATGATGCTGACTGGGCCGGAAAACGCGTGGCGGTCATCGGCACAGGCGCAAGCGCCGTGCAGTTCATTCCGCACCTGGCCAAAACCGCAGCGGACCTGAAAATCTTCGCACGCACCAACAATTGGCTGCTGCCCACGCCGAACCTGCACGACCGCGTTGCCGACAGTGCCAAATGGCTGCTCGACAACCTTCCTAACTACAGCCTGTGGTTCCGGGCAACGGCAGTGCTACCGCAAACCATCGGGTTTGTTCACGCCGTAACCGTAGACCCGGCTTACCCTCCGACCGAGAAAGCGGTCTCGGCGATCAACGAACAACTGCGTCAGGACCTGGGCAGCTGGATGGAAGCCCAAATTGCCGACCGGCCCGATCTGCGCGATGTGGTAATCCCTGATTCACCCGTTGGCGGCAAGCGAATCATTCGCGACAACGGCACATGGATTTCAACTCTCAAGCGCGACAACGTACGCCTTGTCCGCGAACCAATCGAATCGATCAATCCTAAAGGCATCTACTGTGTGGATGGCACTCACCATGAGTTCGATCTGATCGTCTACGGCACCGGCTTCCAGGCCTCGAAGTTCCTCATGCCCATCCGCGTCACTGGCCGCGATGGCCTGGATCTGCATACCGAGTGGAAAGGCGACGACGCACGGGCCTACCTGGGGACGACTGTTCCAGGCTTCCCGAACATGTTCTGCATGTATGGCCCCAATACCGGGCTTGTGGTCAGCAGCACGATTATTCAATTCTCGGAATTCACTGCGACCTACATCACCGATGCGGTTCGCCTATTGCTCGAGGGCGGGCACACAAGCATGGAAGTAAAGCCGCGGGTTTGCGAGACCTACAACCAACGAGTCGATGAAGGGAACAGCTTGCGGGCTTGGGGCTTTTCCAAAGTCAACAGTTGGTACAAGAACAGCAAAGGCCGCGTAACTCAGAACTTCCCTTTCGATGCGGCGGAGTTCTGGCGGCGCACCCATGAAGTTGAACCCAGCGACTACTTCCTTTCCTGA
- a CDS encoding aldehyde dehydrogenase family protein has product MNSQVERSALDAISAKARHFIESSKGHYINGHWLRAGATFEIIDPATELPLGELDEADADIVGLAVDAARSAFEDRSAWRTMGPSERERILHKLADELEADSDVLADLIAAELGLPRGAALAFEVAKVIDVFRYYAGFPSKLTGDTIEIDPAMDDAEFFAYTTHEPVGVVGAILPWNAPLLVGSWKIAPALAAGCTLVVKPAEDVSLVILRLAELASKAGLPDGVLNVVTGRGAVTGQALIEHTGIDKFAFTGSTDIGKRIYKAAADRLVRVSLELGGKNPVIVLADADVKAIAPALCMAAFANSGQICVSGSKVMAHASIANELLGAMASFAKTLVPGSPFDPETVIGPVCSKKQFDRVMAYIRQGETEGNVIIGQRQSTSPGFYINPTIITDLPAQSKLLSEEIFGPVITVETWTDEQNVIDLTNRSAYGLCATIWGSNHGHIQRLAKRLRTGTVFINSPAFPPANIPTGGFRQSGVGRDLGKKGLEGFLEPKSVIARIN; this is encoded by the coding sequence ATGAACAGTCAAGTTGAGCGCTCTGCACTCGATGCAATCAGTGCAAAAGCTCGCCACTTTATCGAGTCGTCCAAAGGGCATTACATCAATGGCCACTGGCTGCGCGCCGGGGCAACGTTTGAAATTATCGACCCGGCGACCGAACTTCCACTTGGCGAGCTCGATGAAGCGGATGCCGATATCGTTGGCCTGGCTGTAGATGCAGCCCGGTCTGCCTTCGAGGACCGCTCCGCTTGGCGCACCATGGGCCCCAGCGAGCGCGAACGCATCCTGCATAAGCTGGCCGATGAGCTCGAGGCTGACAGCGACGTTCTGGCTGATCTGATTGCCGCTGAACTGGGGCTACCAAGAGGGGCTGCGCTCGCCTTCGAAGTTGCCAAAGTCATTGATGTGTTTCGCTATTACGCCGGTTTTCCCAGCAAGCTTACCGGCGACACCATCGAGATTGACCCGGCAATGGACGATGCAGAGTTCTTTGCCTATACGACGCATGAGCCGGTCGGCGTGGTAGGGGCGATCCTTCCGTGGAATGCACCGCTGCTGGTGGGCTCCTGGAAAATCGCACCGGCCCTCGCCGCTGGATGCACGCTGGTCGTCAAGCCAGCCGAGGATGTGTCGCTGGTGATCCTGCGGCTCGCCGAACTGGCGAGCAAAGCTGGCTTGCCGGATGGCGTGCTCAACGTGGTGACTGGCCGCGGCGCGGTAACCGGCCAGGCATTGATCGAGCATACGGGGATCGACAAGTTCGCGTTCACCGGCTCAACGGACATTGGAAAGCGCATCTACAAGGCCGCCGCTGACCGCCTCGTTCGCGTCAGCCTGGAGCTCGGCGGTAAAAATCCCGTCATCGTGCTAGCCGATGCCGACGTCAAGGCCATTGCACCGGCATTGTGTATGGCTGCGTTCGCCAACTCGGGACAAATTTGCGTGTCTGGCTCGAAAGTCATGGCGCATGCCTCGATCGCCAACGAGCTACTTGGGGCGATGGCTTCATTCGCCAAGACACTGGTGCCTGGCTCGCCCTTCGATCCCGAGACGGTCATTGGTCCAGTGTGTTCGAAAAAACAGTTCGATCGGGTAATGGCCTATATCAGGCAGGGTGAAACAGAAGGGAACGTCATCATCGGCCAACGGCAATCGACATCTCCCGGCTTTTACATCAACCCAACGATCATCACCGATCTGCCCGCGCAATCGAAGTTGCTGAGTGAAGAGATATTTGGCCCGGTCATCACGGTTGAAACCTGGACGGATGAGCAAAACGTGATCGATCTGACGAATCGCTCTGCCTACGGGCTGTGCGCCACGATCTGGGGCAGCAATCACGGCCATATCCAGCGCCTGGCGAAAAGACTGCGTACCGGCACCGTTTTTATCAACTCCCCTGCCTTCCCACCGGCCAACATTCCTACAGGAGGTTTTCGTCAGTCCGGAGTTGGACGGGACCTGGGTAAAAAAGGTCTTGAAGGCTTTCTCGAACCCAAGTCCGTTATCGCGCGTATCAACTGA